One Brachybacterium aquaticum genomic region harbors:
- a CDS encoding thymidine kinase, with protein sequence MRATEAGRLQVIAGPMFAGKTEELLRRVHRARLAGLRVEVVGHRLDARGGADRLATHLGRTAAARMLEDPAELLALLPGRGDEGAAASGVAAPDLVAIDEAQFFGPALVPVLEQLLDAGIDVAVAGLCVTYDGGPFAPLPALMAVAEETVKLTAVCTVCGADAAFHVRLVEDGESALRATPAQVGGAESYRARCRAHRAAVAEAERLR encoded by the coding sequence ATGCGCGCCACGGAGGCTGGACGACTGCAGGTGATCGCGGGCCCGATGTTCGCGGGCAAGACCGAGGAGCTGCTGCGGCGCGTCCATCGGGCGCGCCTGGCCGGGCTGCGGGTCGAGGTGGTGGGGCACCGGCTCGATGCGCGCGGCGGCGCGGACCGCCTGGCCACCCACCTTGGGCGCACCGCGGCGGCGCGGATGCTCGAGGATCCGGCGGAGCTGCTGGCGCTGCTTCCCGGGCGGGGGGACGAGGGCGCGGCGGCCTCCGGTGTGGCGGCGCCGGACCTGGTCGCGATCGATGAGGCGCAGTTCTTCGGCCCGGCCCTGGTCCCCGTGCTCGAGCAGTTGCTGGATGCCGGGATCGACGTCGCGGTCGCCGGGCTGTGCGTCACGTACGACGGCGGGCCCTTCGCGCCGCTGCCCGCGCTGATGGCGGTGGCGGAGGAGACCGTGAAGCTCACCGCGGTGTGCACCGTATGCGGGGCCGATGCCGCCTTCCACGTGCGCCTGGTCGAGGACGGCGAGAGCGCACTGCGGGCGACCCCCGCCCAGGTGGGCGGGGCGGAGTCCTACCGGGCGCGGTGCCGGGCCCACCGCGCGGCGGTCGCCGAGGCGGAGCGCCTCAGGTGA